From Toxorhynchites rutilus septentrionalis strain SRP chromosome 2, ASM2978413v1, whole genome shotgun sequence, a single genomic window includes:
- the LOC129765736 gene encoding alpha-2Db adrenergic receptor: MATKITGTEYKRLAALNFSDEGVTLRNDEVQWIAQWEHMLKNLTTQQRTVFTAIVIVITALAVFENVLTVIINIKRKQRHLFRLCLLSLAFSDIIFVVVTSIIYLSQFNGEYNSFWTLGDLMCSVAPFLQTMAVLVNSITLVVIALDRYMAVTRFNNGSWEPSGIFCFICAVLIWSLAAGVSAPMATLYQIYNIILLMSEAVNPEAITGFLLAQVCGTEKSKNGYYFVIVFTVIFIPLLLAFLWLNSVIAKEIWVRRHPIQNRYSSPKKRQTSSSADNPSERKTTTTNIISERSIHSRNSQPTPAIFTTHSCTCTNCCDPFAPPKDAAPPPPPRATTVKMIDKTIISAADSSRKRRQLRMFKAIVCIMAVFFVCRLPTWIFLLIKLHGVANTNVFWVLHYTFGIMAMLNCMLNPLLYTFLNETIKFSAFLRTICIRTWLDPCRERMNGFRVKFWKWKTHSKQGNSTVTIRRTHRDGIFLGE; the protein is encoded by the exons ATGGCGACCAAAATCACCGGAACAGAATACAAGCGGTTAGCGGCGTTGAATTTCTCGGATGAAGGTGTCACGCTGCGAAACGATGAAGTTCAATGGATTGCCCAGTGGGAACACATGCTGAAGAACCTTACTACGCAGCAGCGGACCGTTTTCACAGCGATTGTGATTGTGATAACAGCGTTAGCGGTTTTTGAGAATGTTCTTACGGTCATTATCAATATTAAAAG GAAGCAACGTCATCTATTTCGACTCTGTCTACTTTCACTGGCTTTCAGTGATATCATTTTCGTGGTCGTGACTTCCATCATATACCTTTCGCAGTTCAACGGTGAATATAATTCGTTTTGG ACGCTGGGAGATCTAATGTGCTCTGTGGCGCCCTTTTTGCAGACCATGGCAGTGTTGGTGAACAGCATAACACTTGTCGTGATCGCTCTAGACCGCTATATGGCGGTCACCCGTTTCAACAACGGTTCCTGGGAGCCAAGTGGAATATTCTGCTTCATCTGTGCGGTATTAATATGGAGTTTAGCAGCAGGAGTATCAGCACCAATGGCAACACTCTACCAAATCTACAACATAATCCTTCTGATGTCCGAAGCTGTCAACCCAGAGGCGATCACCGGATTCCTTTTAGCCCAGGTCTGTGGCACTGAGAAGAGCAAGAATGGTTACTACTTCGTTATCGTGTTCACGGTGATTTTCATCCCACTGCTGCTAGCCTTTCTGTGGCTGAATTCCGTAATTGCTAAGGAAATCTGGGTTCGTCGGCATCCGATTCAAAATCGCTACAGCTCTCCCAAAAAGCGTCAAACATCCAGTTCGGCAGACAATCCCAGCGAACGAAAAACCACAACTACCAACATTATATCGGAACGGTCGATCCATTCTCGAAACTCACAACCAACGCCTGCCATCTTCACCACGCATAGCTGCACGTGCACCAACTGCTGCGACCCTTTTGCGCCTCCTAAGGACGCTGCCCCACCACCGCCTCCTCGAGCGACTACCGTAAAAATGATTGATAAGACCATAATCTCAGCAGCGGACAGCAGCCGCAAACGTCGTCAGCTGCGTATGTTCAAGGCCATCGTATGCATCATGGCGGTATTTTTCGTGTGTCGCTTACCGACTTGGATTTTTCTGCTTATCAAACTGCACGGTGTCGCCAATACCAACGTGTTCTGGGTGCTGCACTACACCTTTGGGATAATGGCGATGCTGAACTGCATGCTCAACCCATTGCTTTATACCTTCCTCAACGAGACGATCAAGTTTAGCGCATTTCTCAGAACGATTTGCATCCGCACTTGGTTGGATCCTTGCCGCGAAAGGATGAATGGATTTAGGGTCaaattttggaagtggaaaaccCACAGCAAACAGGGTAACAGTACGGTAACGATTAGACGAACACACAGGGATGGGATTTTCCTGGGAGAGTGA